GAATGGGGAAACGACCGAACCTACTTTTGTTTATACCTTGACAACAGGGTATTCGATTACGGAGAAATTAGGTGGATATGTAGAACTCTATGGTTTTATCCCTCAAATTGAAAAACCAGATCATCGCTTTGACGCTGGCTTCACTTACTTATTCAACCCAAATCATCAATTAGACATTTCAGGTGGACTGGGATTATCTAAAATTTCACCCGATTATTTCTTGTCTTTGGGCTATTCATTCCGATTTAAAATCTAATTTTAATTGTCTATTTTTGATAAAAATTGGACACCACTTTAAATGAAAAACTACGATTACATTTTTACAGGCACAGGTTTAGCAGCATTGATGACTGTTTATAAAATGATTCAATCAGGTAATTTTAGGGAAAAATCCATTTTGCTTATCGATGAAGATGCAAAGAAAACCAATGATAGAACTTGGTGTTTCTGGCAAGTAGAGCAATCAACTTGGGAACAATCAATTACTAAAAAATGGGATTTGGCTTTATTTGCCAATGAAAAATTCAGTAGAGATTTAGAATTAAAGCCGTATCAATACAATAGAGTAAAAGGATTGGATTTTTACAATCAAGTATTTGATTTGATTTCGAAACAAAAAAATATCGACTTCCTTAACGAAAAAGTAACGGATATCAACGAACTCCAAACGCATGTTTACGTTGCTACCGAAACCCAAAATTTTACTGGCGATAAACTGTTTAATAGTATTTATAGAAAGTTTGCCGTCGAAAGCCAAACTAAATATCCCGTTTTGCAACAGCATTTTATTGGTTGGTTTATAGAAAGTAAAGAAGCGGCTTTCAATCCAGCGCAAGCCACTTTCATGGATTTTTCGGTAGAACAAAAAGGGAATACACGTTTTATGTATGTTTTGCCTACTTCCACAACCGAAGCGTTGCTGGAATACACCTTGTTTTCACATGATTTATTAGCCAAAAGCGAGTACGAAGATGAAATTCAAAACTACATTAAAAAACTCGGTATCACGGATTATGAAATCATCGAAAAAGAACAAGGTAGCATCCCGATGACCTGCTATCCTTTTTGGAAAAAAAACACCCAACGCGTCCTCAACATTGGAACCGCCGGCGGATGGACCAAAGCCAGTACGGGTTATACCTTCAAGAATTCTGATAAAAAATCGACTGGCTTAATCACTTTTTTACAAAGAGAAAAGGACTTCAGGAAATTCCATAAACAAACTAAATTTTGGTTTTACGACTTGCTTTTGTTGGATATTCTGGATCGAAAAAACGAACTGGGAGCAAGTAT
The Flavobacterium sp. WC2421 genome window above contains:
- a CDS encoding lycopene cyclase family protein, with the protein product MKNYDYIFTGTGLAALMTVYKMIQSGNFREKSILLIDEDAKKTNDRTWCFWQVEQSTWEQSITKKWDLALFANEKFSRDLELKPYQYNRVKGLDFYNQVFDLISKQKNIDFLNEKVTDINELQTHVYVATETQNFTGDKLFNSIYRKFAVESQTKYPVLQQHFIGWFIESKEAAFNPAQATFMDFSVEQKGNTRFMYVLPTSTTEALLEYTLFSHDLLAKSEYEDEIQNYIKKLGITDYEIIEKEQGSIPMTCYPFWKKNTQRVLNIGTAGGWTKASTGYTFKNSDKKSTGLITFLQREKDFRKFHKQTKFWFYDLLLLDILDRKNELGASIFSSMFKKGSPVLIFKFLDEETSLYEDIKVILKCPKMPFVMALMRSVRYLFQKNQMAIKQ